A portion of the Coriobacteriia bacterium genome contains these proteins:
- a CDS encoding thiamine pyrophosphate-dependent enzyme, with the protein MANIKELSHNPEGLTGGHRLCAGCGASITVRQVMLAAGGTPVVTGCATGCLEVSTTIYPYTSWTGPFIHNAFENSAATVSGVEAAFKGLQRAGKIPADKQMKFVAFGGDGGTYDIGLQSLSGAMERGHDMVYVCYDNGAYMNTGIQRSSATPFGAWATTAEVGKAQQGKVQRRKDLTSIIADHGVYAAQASISHWKDLTNKAEKAFAVKGPAFINVLSPCPRGWRTLPSASVEIAKLGVQTGFWPLFEVEDGHWRQTVKVMNRKPVTEFLKPQGRFKHLFTPENAELLEAVQGEVDRYWDYIMRRCDCEA; encoded by the coding sequence ATGGCAAACATCAAGGAGCTCTCCCACAACCCTGAGGGGCTGACCGGCGGCCATCGCCTTTGTGCTGGCTGCGGCGCGTCGATCACGGTCCGTCAGGTGATGCTTGCGGCCGGCGGTACCCCGGTAGTCACCGGATGCGCTACCGGCTGCCTCGAGGTCTCGACCACGATCTATCCCTACACGTCGTGGACGGGTCCCTTCATCCACAACGCCTTCGAGAACTCCGCGGCAACCGTCTCCGGCGTCGAGGCCGCATTCAAGGGCCTGCAGCGGGCCGGCAAGATTCCCGCCGACAAGCAGATGAAGTTCGTCGCCTTCGGAGGCGACGGCGGCACCTACGATATCGGTCTGCAGTCGCTGTCCGGCGCCATGGAGCGCGGGCACGACATGGTCTACGTCTGCTACGACAACGGTGCGTACATGAACACGGGCATCCAGCGCTCGTCGGCCACGCCGTTCGGCGCGTGGGCTACCACCGCCGAGGTCGGCAAGGCGCAGCAGGGCAAGGTGCAGCGTCGCAAGGACCTGACGTCGATCATCGCCGACCACGGCGTCTACGCCGCGCAGGCGTCGATCAGCCACTGGAAGGACCTTACCAACAAGGCCGAGAAGGCGTTCGCGGTGAAGGGTCCGGCGTTCATCAACGTGCTCTCGCCCTGCCCTCGAGGCTGGCGCACGCTACCCAGCGCGTCGGTCGAGATCGCGAAGCTCGGCGTGCAGACCGGCTTCTGGCCGCTCTTCGAGGTCGAGGACGGGCACTGGCGTCAGACCGTCAAGGTCATGAACCGCAAGCCCGTCACCGAGTTCCTCAAGCCCCAAGGCCGTTTCAAGCACCTCTTCACGCCCGAGAATGCCGAGCTTCTTGAGGCCGTTCAGGGTGAAGTCGATCGCTACTGGGACTACATCATGCGGCGCTGCGACTGCGAGGCGTAG